The genomic DNA GAGAAAATCATATCTTGCGTAACTGAGATAGGATATCTGCATAGAGGCTTTGAAAAAGCCTGTGAAAACCATAGCTATGCTCAGATCATTCCATATACAGATAGGTTAAATTACTGTTCTGCTATGTTAAATAACGTAGGATATGCAAAAGCAGTTGAAGAAGCTCTTGGTTTAAATTTACCAGATAGAGGAATTTTTATGAGAGTTATTTTGGGCGAACTTGCTAGGATAATAGATCATGAAGTCTGTCTTGGCGCTATGTTTGTCGATATGGGAGGGCTTACAAACTACTGGTATCTTTATAATCCTAGAGAGAGGATTTATAACTTTTTATCTAAACTGACAGGCGCTAGATTTACAAATTCATTTGCGAGGATCGGCGGCATGGCAAATGATTTTTACGATGGCTGGAAAGAAGAGCTTTTGGCGCATTTAAAAGATGTAGAAAAAGGCGTTGATGATACTATGGTTTTAATAGAAAAAAATCGTATATTTTTAGATAGAGTACAAAATATATGCAAAATAAACGCTAATGACGCATTGAGTTATGGTTTTAGCGGTCCAAATTTAAGGGCTAGTGGTGTGAGCTTTGATCTTAGAAAAGATAAGCCGTATTATTACTATGATAGTTTTGATTTTAGCGTTCCAGTAGGAAGCGAAGGCGATATATACGATAGAATGTTTGTGAGATTTTTTGAGATGAGAGAGTCTATATCTATCATAAGGCAAGCTATAAAATTAATACCAGAAGGCAAAATAAGCGTAGATGATAAAGATGTATTTTTACCATCAAAAGATCAAGTATATTCAAATATCGAATCACTCATCAACCATTTTAAACTAATTTTTGATGGAATTAAACTTCCAAACGGACATTTTTATAGTGCTAGTGAAGGAGCTAACGGTGAGCTTGGATTTTTTATATTTAGTAATTCAGAGCCTAATCCTTACCGAGTAAAACTTAGACCACCGTGTTTTTATGCGTTAAATGCATTTTCTAGTATGGTACAAGGATCTCTTATAGCAGATAGCATATTAAACTTGGGAAGTCTAAACATCATAGCAGGGGAGCTAGATAGATGAAATTCGAATTTACTCATGAGCAATTATCGGCTCTAAACGAGCTTAAGAAAAAAGTAGATGATGATAGAGCGCTTGTTCTTCCGTCTCTTTGGATGGTGCAAAGAGCGCAAGGATTTATAGACGCTAAGGATGTTTTATATCTAGAAAAAACACTTGGTATAAGAAGTATGTTCTACGCTGAAGCGATCGGTTTTTATTCTATGTTTAATCAAAAATCGAAAGGAAAATTTGAACTCAAGTTTTGCAAAACTATAACATGTAAGCTAAGAGGCAGTGACGAACTTATCAAATTTACACAAGATATTCTTGGTATAAAAATGGGTGAAACTTCTAGCGACGGACTTTTTAGCCTTGGCGAAACCGAATGCCTTGGATACTGTGAAAAAGCGCCTTGTATGCTTTGCAACCTTGAACAAATCGACTCTTTAGACGAAAATTCCATAACAAATTTGATAGAAAAAATAAGGAAAGAAAATGCAAGTAGTTAGTTCTAGATTTTCTATCAAAAACGGCTATAAAATAGATGTTGCAAAAGCTAATGGAGCTTATTTAAATTTAGAAAATATCTTGAAAATGGATAGAAATTCAATAGTAGAAGCAGTAGATAAAAGTGGATTAAGAGGCAAAGGCGGCGGCGGCGGCTCATGTGGAACTAAGTGGAAAAATATGCTTGCTTGGGAAAGCGATAAGCGTTATTTGGTAGTAAATGGCGATGAGAGCGAGCCTGGAACTTGCAAAGACAAGTATATTTTAAATTTAGATCCGCATTTGCTTATAGAAGGAGTTATCATATCATCTTACGCACTAGGAGCTAAGAGAGCTTATGTTTATATACGAGGTGAATACGAAAGAGAGTTTATAACTCTTACAAATGCGATAAAAGAGGCCGCTAACGAGCTTGGAGACTTAGAAATAATAGTTTATAAAGGAGCCGGAGCTTATATTTGTGGTGAAAAAACAGCTTTATTAGAGTCTATAGAAGGTAAAAGAGGTCACCCAAGATTAAAACCGCATAATAAAGCCGAGCCGGACTTTTTGTTTGGTTGCGCATGTGTGGTAAATAATGTAGAAACTATAGCTAGCATTCCTTTTATAGTGAAAAACGGCTGGGAAGCATATAGATCTGTCGGTACTGAAAAAAGCCCCGGAACTCTTTTATTTGCAGTATCTGGATGTGTTAATACTCCTTGCGTAAAAGAGATGCCTTTTGGCACGAAAATGATAGATTTTATAAATGATTTTGGCGGTGGAGTATGGAAAAATAGAGAGTTAAAAGCAGTTATCCCCGGAGGCTCAAGTGCCGCAGTTTTGACAAAAGACGAAGTGCTAAAAGCTACTCTTGATTATGAAAGTTTAAAGGAATTTAAAAGCGCATTGGGCACCGGTGGAATGATGGTGTTTGATGATACTATTAGTATGCCAGAAGTGCTTTTAAATTTGCTTGAGTTTTATACAGAAGAGAGCTGTGGACAATGCACGCCTTGTCGTGAAGGCTGTGGTTGGGCTTTGAGAGTTGTAAAAAAGATAGTAGAAGGCGAAGGCTCTTTAAGAGACTTAGATACGCTAAAAGATATATCATATATGCTTGATGGAAAGACTATTTGCGTCTTTGCTCCGGCTGTAAAGGATGTAATTATGGGATTTATCACTAAATTCGAAAACGAATTTGTAGCGCTATGTAAGGAAACTAAGTGATGGTTAATATAGTTGTCGATGGAGAGACATTTAGTGTAGATAAAAACGGTAACTTAATCACCGAGCTAAAGAAGCATAATATTGAAATTCCGCATTTTTGTTATCATGAAGCGCTTGGCGTGAGTGGAAATTGTAGGATGTGCCTCATAGAAGTAGTAGGTCAAAAACGCCCTCAAATAGCTTGCAATACTCCTATTAGCGAAGGAATGGAGATAAAAATAAACAGCGAGCTTACTAGAAAAGTTCAAAAAGGCATTTTAGAGCTTGAGTTTATAAATCATCCAATAGACTGCCCAGTGTGTGATCAAGCCGGCGAATGTTCGCTTCAAGAGTATTATATGTGCTATGATAAAGGCGATTCAAGAGTTAGTCTTGCCCAAAAGGTGCGAAAACCTAAAAAAGAGGATTTTGGATCAAATGTCATCCATGACGCCGAACGCTGCGTACTTTGTAGACGTTGTGTGAGATTTACAGAAATTTGCACAAAGACTTACGAGCTTGGAGTAGGAAATAGAGGTGAGCATAGCGAAATAATTTTATTTAACGATGAAAAAATAAACAATCCATATGCCGGAAATATCGTAGATGTTTGTCCTGTGGGTGCTATGACTTCAGCTGATTTCCGTTTTAAAAAAAGAGTTTGGCACCTAAAGAGTTCTCCTTCTATATGTCAAGGTTGTGAGAGAGGCTGTGCCATTTGGGTAGATAGCAGTCAAGATAAGTATGAATATAATAAAATTTATCGCTTTAGACCGCGAGTCGATAACTCAGTAAACGGTCATTTTATCTGCGATTTTGGTCGTTATAGTTATAAAAATGAGCAGATTATAGTCCAAGAAAATAGTAATGAGCTTATTTTAAATTTAAAAAATGATTTAGACAAGACCAGCGGCAAATTTGATATTTTGATCACCTCGTCTTTATCTCTTGAAGAGATGTTTTGTGTTATAAATTTTGCTAAAGAGTATAACGCTAGGATCTATGGTTGGGATAATTTTAGAGATGAGAGTTTTTGCGATAGTGAGGGTTTGATGCTTCGCTATCCAAATAAAACAGCAAATAAACAAGGTTTGGATTATTTTTATAATAAATCTTATATATCAAAAGATATATCTGATATTAGAGATAGAGTTATCGTTTTTCATTTAGGCGGCGAGTTGGATTTTTTAAATTTAAAAGATAAAAACATAACTTTCATAGGATCTTGCAATAGTGCTGATATAGTTTGCGCTAGTGCGTATCATAGAGACGGGCACAGTGTTAATGTTGATAATAAATTAAGATTTAGTAAGGCGGCATTTTTAAATTTATCGCCTAGTATAGAACAGATTATACAAACATTATCTCGAAATAGTTATAAATTTGATAAAGATATTTTAAAGGCGTTTGAATGAATGAGCTTGTTTTGACCATTTTTAGGATTGTTTTCATACTTTCGTTTATACTTTTGCTCATACCGATTTTGGTCTTACTCGAGCGTAAAATTTCAGCCTTTATCCAAGATCGTCCCGGACCAAATAGGGCAAATATCGCAGGTATTAGGTTGGGCGGTATTATACAAGCTCTAGCCGACGCTCTTAAGCTCGCTGTAAAAGAGGATTTTACTCCATCTAGTATTCGTTCTAAGTTTTTATTTACTATAGCGCCTATGATACTATTTCTTATGAGTACGCTTACTATAGCAGTTATTCCATTTTCAGATTATTTTACTATCGATGGCGTTAAACATCTTATGCAAGGAATTCCTTTTGATGGCGGAATGTTATGGTATCTTGGAGTAGCGTCGCTTAGTATTTATGGTATTATGCTTGCCGGGTACGCTTCAAATAATAAATATTCACTTTTAGGTTCGCTTAGAGCAGCTTCTGGAGCTATTAGCTATGAGATTCCGCTTGGACTTGCTGTTGTTAGTATGATTTTGACTTACGACTCTATAAATTTAAATGATTTTGTTTTGCAACAACAAGGCTCGTTTTTAGGTTTGCCATCATGGGGGATATTTATCCAGCCTTTGGCTGCTATTATATTTATAATATGTGCATTTGCAGAGACAAACAGAGCTCCGTTTGATCTTGCAGAAGGAGAAAGCGAGATAGTTGCTGGTTATCACTTAGAGTATAGTGCAATGAGTTTTGCAATGTTTTTTATGGCTGAATATATAGCAATGACGGCTATGAGTGCTCTTATAATTACTATATTTTTTGGCGGATATTCGCTTCCTTATCTTAGCACCGCAGATCTTGTAAACAACTATAAAATAGTACTTTTAAGCATAGTATTTATTATCACTATTTTAGGTTTTATCTTTGTGTTATGGATAAATAAAAATAATGTTACAAGATATAAAGTCACAAACGACTTTAGAAAAAAAGAGAATAAATTTTACAAAATTTGTACGTTTATAGTAGTCGCTATCACAGATGTTATCTGTTTTTACCTATATTTTACAGGCTTGCAAAGCCTTGGTCAGGAAATTTTAGTAACTATACTTTATCTAACTATATTTGCTTTAAAAACATTTGTTATGCTTTTTGTGTTTATCTGGGTACGCTGGACTGTGCCAAGATTTAGATATGATCAAATTCAAAGACTCGGCTGGGAAAAGCTCATGCCTTTAGCGATATTTAATATCATAATAACAGCAATGGTGGTGGTATATGGCAATTAAAACAAAAACTATACGCAGAAAAAAAATACCGTTTTTACAAAGAATTTATCTACCTTTTATATTTGCGGGTATGGCTAGAACATTTAGGCATTTTTTTAGGAATTTAAAAGATAGCTCAAATATCGATTTTTTAGAGTATCCAGAACAAAAACCAACTGATATAACAAATCGCTACAGAGGTCTTCACAGGCTTACTAAAAACGAAAAAGGCGATCTAAAATGTGTGGCGTGTGATATGTGTGCTACCGCATGCCCGGCAAATTGCATTTTTATCACTGCTACTGAGATAGAAGGTAGCAAAGAAAAAGCGCCTTCTAAATTTACTATAGATCTGCTTGAATGTGTGTTTTGCGGACTTTGCGTAGAGGCGTGTCCAAAAGACGCTATCAGGATGGATACTGGTATCTTTACTAAAGTAGGCAACACCAGAGAATCGTTTTTAGCCGATATAAAAACTTTATCACAAAGAGAAGAGGGGAGCTTTTGATGGAACTTTTTTTATTTATAAATTTCTCTTTATTCGCCATTTTAGGAAGCTTAGGTCTTATTTTATTTAAAGCTCCTATTCATGGGGCTTTGAGCCTTATAGTTACTTTAGTTTCTATAGCCGGTTTATATCTTTTACTGTTTGCTAAGACTCTATTTTTAATTCAAATTGTAGTATATGCCGGAGCTATCATGGTGCTAAGTGTTTTTGTAATGATGTTTTTTAATATCAAAAGCGACACTTTGTTCGTAAAGCTTAAACCAAAATCTTTTTTTATTATTATTCCTCCTACTGTTATATTTGCGATTTTGCTAGATGAGATTTGGAAATTACCAAGTGATTTTGGAATTGCACCGCTTGATTTTGGAGAAATAAAACCGCTTGGATTTTATCTATTTACAAATTGGGGTTTGAGCTTTGAGGCGATATCTTTGCTTTTGACAGCCGCATTAATCGGTGTGGTGGCTATTTTAAAAGGCAAAAACAATGCTTGATTTTTATATATTAGTGGCTTTGATCCTATTTTTTATCGGCGTTTTAGGAGTTATTCTTAGAAAAAATATCTTTACTATATTTATGTCAGTAGAGCTTATGTTGAACGCTACGGCGCTGATATTTGCTACCTTTGCTAGACAAAGTCTAAATTTAGACGGACAAGTAATAGTTATGCTAATAATCGCTATAGCTGCAGCTGAAGCTAGTTTCGGTTTGGCTCTTATAGTGCTTTTATACAAGAAAAAGCAGAGTTTAAACATAGATATTTTTGATGAGTTAAAGGATAGAGATGTTAGTTAGCATTGTAGTTTTAGCGCCTATTATAGGCAGTATTTTACTAGGTTTGACTTATTTAGCTAGAAATACTCTTAAGATATCGCAGCTTGGTTTTGCATTTTTAGGTATGGCAGCTCCTATTACTAGCTTTGTTTGTATGACGATTTTGTTTTTAAATTCGCAAATAGAACCGATTAATTTAAATATGTTTGGTTGGATAGAAGCCGGTATATTTAAAATAGATGTCGGGTTTTATCTTGATCATTTAAGCCTTTTAATGGGTCTGTTTGTAACTTTTTTAGGTATGCTGATACATCTGTATTCTATCGGATATATGGATAAAGATATCGGTTTTGGCAAGTTTTTTTGTTATATGAATTTATTTTTAGGCAGTATGCTCATACTTGTACTTGCAAATAATCCGGTTCTGATGTTTGTCGGCTGGGAAGGAGTGGGAGCTTGTTCATATCTACTTATATCGTTTTACTTTAGCTCTAAAGACAATGTAAAAGCCGGAAATAAAGCATTTATACTAAACAGAATCGGTGATTTTGGCTTTGTTATAGGTCTTGTTAGTTTGTATCTTGCTACTTCTCCATATGGTTTTAATTATGAAATATTAGCTAAAAGCGCACCTCTTATACCTTCAAATTTGGCCATTTTTATAGCGTTTTGTTTTATATGCGGAGCGCTTGCTAAATCAGCGCAAATACCGCTTTACACGTGGCTTCCTGATGCTATGGCCGGCCCGACTCCTATTTCTGCTTTGATACATGCAGCCACTATGGTAACAGCGGGTGTTTATATGGTTGTTAGATTTGGATTTTTATATGAACACTTAAATTTCGTTCTAGAAATACTTGCGATAATCGGTGTAGCAAGTGCGCTTTTTGCGGCTATAATTGCTGTAAAAGCTACAGATATCAAAAAAATCCTAGCCTACTCTACTATGAGTCAGCTTGGATATATGTTTGCCGGACTTAGTTTTAGTTCTCAAGCAGCTTTATATCATCTTTTTACGCATGGATTTTTTAAAGCGCTTCTGTTTTTGGGTGCCGGATCTGTGATAATAGCCTTGCATCACGAACAAAATATATTTAAAATGGGCTCTTTACATAAAAATAAAGTACTCTTTTATCCTATGTTATTTGGGTCGCTTGCCATAAGCGGAGTGTTTCCTTTCGCAGGATTTTTCTCAAAAGACGCACTTATATTAGGAGCGTTTTTAAGCGGTCATTATTTTATATCTGGAGTTTTGCTATTTACAGCAGGACTTACCTCTTATTATATTTTTAGGCTATTTTTTCTAGTTTTTTATTCTCAAAATGAAGCGCCTAAACAGCATAAACTCCCATTTACTATGAGTTTTGTAAATGTAATACTCGCTATATTTTCTCTTATAGGAGGAGGTATGGCTATGTTTTTAAGCTTAGAGCATGTTAGTTTATCAGTAGAGATAATAGCCGGAGTTGTTAGCTTATTCATTTCATTTTTAGGAATTTTTATAGCCTACAAAAAGTTCTATAATTACAAAAATTGTGAAGAGCAAACTTGTTGTTTTGAGAATTTGGTTATAAATAAATTCTATGTTGATGAAATTTATGACTTTGTTTTTGTGCGTAGCTTTGCAAGTTTAAGTAAATTTGTAAGAGAAGTTTTAGACGCAAAGATTTTTTATCCATTTGTTTTAGGAACCGCTAGAATGTTTAAGTTTAGCGGTTTTGTATATTCTAAATTTACACAAAACGGACTTGCTGGCTCTTACGCGTTTTATATGTTAGCTTTTATCTGCATTTTTATCCTTTATATAAAGGTTAGTTTATGACTGGTTTTTCACATATTTTAAGTTTGATTATATTTTTACCGTTTATTGTTGGAGTTTTGATAGCTCTGTTTTTTAATGATAAAGCAGGTAAGTTGACGGCTTTTGTTGTTAGTATTGTAGTGGCTGTTTTAGGGCTAGTTTTATTTTTTAAATTTGATCCGAATGCCGGTATGCAGTTTGTCGATAGTATATCTTTAGTGCCGAAATACGGCATTAGTTACTTAGTCGGTGTAGATGGAATAAATTTATATATCTTACTTATCATTACTTCTGCATTTCCACCTCTGTTTTTTATTTTAAAAAACAGAAAAAAAGGTTACTGGGCAAATATGCTTTTTATGCAAAGTGGGTTTTTGTCTGTTGTTTCATCGCTCGATCTCGTATATTTTTATGCCGGCTGGGAGATGATGCTCATACCTATATTTATTATGGTCGGAATTTACGGAAAGGATTCAGGAAGAGCCGGAGCTCTTATGGATATGATGTATTACGCGATATTTGGTTCCATGATTATGCTCGGAGCCATCATATATATCGGAGCTGCTCATTATTATGAATTTGGATTTTTTAGCTTTAGACTTGAAGATCTGATTAAAGTAAGTTTAAACTCGGATTTGCAGACTGTTTTATTTTTCTGCTTTATGTTGGCTTTTGTTATAAAGCTGCCTTTGTTTCCATTTCATCTTTGGATGAGCAATGCTTATACAAAATCGCTTACGACTGCTACTTTTATGCTTTCTGTTATCGCTTCAAAAGTAGCTGTTTTTGCGATATTGCGTTTTGTTTTGCCTTTATTTCCGGTGTCTTTTGTAAATTATTCTACATGGTTTATATCTCTTGGGCTATTTTCTATGTTATATTTTGGTATAGCGGCTATCAAGGTGAAAGATTTTAAAACTTTGCTTGCATATGCTTCGGCGTCTCATTTAGGACTTATAATAGCCGGAGTATTTGCCCTAGATGTAGAAGCTATGACCGGATCTATGTATCAAGTCGTGGCGCATGCTATTACTAGCGGAATTATGTTCTTGTTAGTCGGTATGATAAGTGAGCAGCTAGGAACTAGAAAGATAAGCAAGTTAGGCGGACTTGCTATAAAGGCGCCTGTTTTTGCTACTATTTTTGCTATCGCAATGATATCTAGCGTTGGATTACCTGCTACTGTTGGTTTTGTAGGCGAACTTTTGATTATATTTGGACTATTTAAGGCTAATTTAATTTATGGTATTTTCGGTACGACTTCTATAGTAATAGGAGCTATTTATATGTTTATAGTCTATAGAAAAGCTATTTTACAAAATACGAATGAGCTTACGGCTAAATTTAAAGATCTAAGAAAGCGTGAAATTTTGGCATTTTTAGTAGCTGTTGCTATGATATTTATCATGGGAATTTATCCAAAACCTTTTATAAAGCAGATAGAACCTACTATGAATGAGCATTATGAAAGTTATATAAAACCAAATTTAGGAGCCAAAAAATGATAGCGCTATTACCTTTTATTCTCTCTTTGGCGGCTACGTTTATAAATATATTTTTATGCGTCACTAATATATCAAAAAGATATTCTATAAATTTAAATATCTTATTTTGGGTTATAATTTTTATATCTTTTTTTATTGTTCGTTCTAATTTTTCAAATGACTTTTTGATGGATTTTGCTACCCCGTTTATATCGCTTGATGAGTTTTCATTCTGTTTTGGCGTAGTTTTGTCTGCTCTTATGATAATTTTTTTAATTTCTAGTTTTTATAGCGATGACGAAAAATTCTACAAACAAGAGATGTTTGCACTCGCATCTTTAGCTAGTTTTGGCTTGTTGGCTATGAGTCTTAGCGTGGAACTGATACTTACTCTTATATTTTTAGAAGTAGCGTCTATAAGCATTTATGCTATGATAGCCATGAATAGCATTGAATACAAAAGCGTTGAAGCTGCGTTTAAGTACTTTTTATTATCATCATTTATGAGTGCATTTTATCTGCTTGGGGCGGCTTTTGTATTTGGAGTGGCTGGATCTACAAAATACTCTTTTATAGCAACTGGATTGAATAGCGATTTTTTAAGTATTATAGGGATGATTTTGGTGCTTTCTATGATGTTTTTCAAGATAGCGATTTTTGGATTTTATAGATGGAGCATAGATGTGTATTATGGCTCAAATTTAAATATAGCAGGTTTTTTAGCGTCTGCTTTTAAACTTGCTAGTTTTGCCATTTTGATCAAGCTTTGCTTTTTATATCCGGGTAATAATATAGAAATTTTACAAGGCATCTTTGCTATTTTAGCAATTTTAAGTATGTTTGCTGGGAATTTGCTATCTCTTAAAGAGACAAACGTTAAAAAGATACTAATTGCCGCTGGAATAGTGCATTCAGGGTATATTTTTATAAATTTATCCTCTGTTGGTGCTTCTGTTTCCATATATCCAGCTATTTTTTATCTATCTACATATACTATAGTAGTTGGTTTTTCATTTGCTATTTTAAACGGACTTTTTGGAGACAGAGAGATAAAAATATCTGATTTAAACGGACTTTATAAAGTACGTCCTACCGAAGCTTTTGCTCTTACTGTAATTTGTTTGTCTTTTATCGGTTTCCCTTATAGTGTCGGATTTTTGGGTAAATTGTTTATATTTTCTAGCGCCGTAGAAAGCGGTAAGACTTATTTGGCTATTTTTGGTATAATTAATACTATATTTTCTGTATATTATTACCTAAAGATTATCATCAGCATATACTTTAGCGAGAATAAAACTGCTCTGTCTTGCGCAGATAGTAAGAAATTTGGTTTAAAACTACTTGCTTTGAGTTCTATTTTATTTATAATTTTAGAGGGAAGCGGTATATTTTCTATAATATCTTTTTTAAATTTATTTATCAGATGAGCTTATTTTTAGTATTAAATTTAACTAAATTTATACTTCAGATAGTACGATAAATAGATGTTTTACAGACAATATATATTTAGTTTGAAATTTAAAAACTAAATATATATTTAATAATATTTAGCTTATTTAGATAACAATTTTCATTTATATATAGTTTTATCTAAATTTAAGTTTATAAGTCGCATAATTACGGTAATATTTTTATAAAAAGGATAATAATGAAAGCTAAATTTCTAGCAGCGTCTGCAATCTTAACTCTATTTTGTACAAGTTCGTTTGCACATTTTGGAGTAGTGATCCCTTCTAGCTCGACCGTAAATGATGAAAAAGAAGCGAAAATGAGTATAACTTATAGATTTACTCATCCGTTTGAACAGATGATGATGAATATGGAAAAACCGGTTGAAACAGGAGTATTTGTAGATGGGAAGAAAAATCCAATATCAAATTTAACCGAGAAAAAAGATGGTAAAATGAGTTATTATACTGCAAATTACGAAGTAAAAAATCCCGGAATGTATCAATTTTATGTTGATCCAAAGCCGTATTTCGAAGCGGCTGAAGATAAGTTTATAAGACATATTACAAAAACAGTTGTAAATGCTTACGGATTTGGCGAGGGCTGGGATAGTCCTATTGGCTTAAAAGCCGAAATAGTACCTATTAGTAGACCTTATGGATTATATAAAGGAAATCTGTTTTCAGGAATAGTTTTATATAAAGGAGAAAGAGCCAAAAATGTCATGGTTGAGGTTGAATACTACAACACGAAAGGCTTAAAGGCACCTTCTGAGGATTTTATCACACAAGAAGTAAAAACAAATGAGCTTGGAGAATTTAGTTTTGCTATGCCTCTTGCTGGCTGGTGGGGATTTTCAGCTTTAATAGATGATGATGAGACTATTAAAAAAGACGGTAAAACTTATCCGGTTGAACTTGGCAGTGTTATTTGGGTCGAAACTAAAGAGTATTAGATGCATATCAGCGAAGGAGTATTAAAACCAGAGATCATAGTTCCAGCAGCTGTGATAGGGGGTATTTGGATAGCGTATCTACTATATAAATTGAAGTTTAATGATATTCCTAAGATAGCTTGTATGAGCGCTATGTTTTTCATAGCGTCTTTTATACACATTCCGATTGGTCCGACTTCAATTCACTTAATTTTGAGCGGTTTGATCGGGGCTTTCTTAGGATTCAATGCAGGTTTGGCGATATTTGCAGCTTTACTTTTACAAGCTTTGTTATTTGGATATGGCGGTATAACCGTGTTAGGAGTAAATCTTTTGATGATAGCGTCTCCCGCCGTACTTGGATTTTATTTTTTAAAACTTTCATTCAAAAAATTTAGAGTTTTAAATTGGTTTTTAGTCGGATTTGTGCCTATTTTCGTATCATCTTTGATTTTAAGCTTAGTTTTGGCATTAAACGGAAATGAGTTTTTGCCGGTTGCGACTTTGGCTTTTGTTTCGAATTTAGCTCTTATGGCGATAGAAGGAGTTATATCTCTGTTTGGAATATCTTTTATTTATAAAGTAAATAAGGACTTATTAAAATGATAAAATTTATGCTAATAATCTGCGCGGCAGTAGCTTTAAATGCTCACTCACTAAAAGTGTTTGCTAAAGAAGAAAACGGTTTTGTTTTAATCAAAAGCTATTTTTATGGTAATTCGCCTTGTAAAGAGTGTAAGGTCGAGCTCATAAAAGATAACAAAATTCTAAGCACTGTAAAAACGGATTCAAAAGGCGAAGCTAGAGCAAAAATAGTAGCGAGCGAGTTTGATATATTAGTAGACGGCGGACTTGCGCACGAAAAAAGAGTAAGCTTCAAGGCCGAAAATCCGCTTCCGATAGATACTGATGATAGTACAATGATGTATGTGTTTAAATTTATAGCCGGATTTGCGGCTATCGCAATTATATTTGGCTGTTTGTATATTATAAAAAGAAGGCAGGTTGCTTGCAGCTAAATTTATCTTTTGGCTTGGTTTGCCTTGTACTTTTTAGCTTTAAGGTAGCGCTTAGTAGTAGTATCGACGCTGCTTTTTTTCTACCTGCTCTTCTATTGTTATTTATTAGATTTAACACTATTTTTATTATAATTAAAAAGATGCTGTTTTTAAATTTATTTATATTTTTAATGGCTCTAAGCG from Campylobacter fetus subsp. fetus includes the following:
- a CDS encoding NuoI/complex I 23 kDa subunit family protein, translating into MAIKTKTIRRKKIPFLQRIYLPFIFAGMARTFRHFFRNLKDSSNIDFLEYPEQKPTDITNRYRGLHRLTKNEKGDLKCVACDMCATACPANCIFITATEIEGSKEKAPSKFTIDLLECVFCGLCVEACPKDAIRMDTGIFTKVGNTRESFLADIKTLSQREEGSF
- a CDS encoding complex I subunit 4 family protein — its product is MTGFSHILSLIIFLPFIVGVLIALFFNDKAGKLTAFVVSIVVAVLGLVLFFKFDPNAGMQFVDSISLVPKYGISYLVGVDGINLYILLIITSAFPPLFFILKNRKKGYWANMLFMQSGFLSVVSSLDLVYFYAGWEMMLIPIFIMVGIYGKDSGRAGALMDMMYYAIFGSMIMLGAIIYIGAAHYYEFGFFSFRLEDLIKVSLNSDLQTVLFFCFMLAFVIKLPLFPFHLWMSNAYTKSLTTATFMLSVIASKVAVFAILRFVLPLFPVSFVNYSTWFISLGLFSMLYFGIAAIKVKDFKTLLAYASASHLGLIIAGVFALDVEAMTGSMYQVVAHAITSGIMFLLVGMISEQLGTRKISKLGGLAIKAPVFATIFAIAMISSVGLPATVGFVGELLIIFGLFKANLIYGIFGTTSIVIGAIYMFIVYRKAILQNTNELTAKFKDLRKREILAFLVAVAMIFIMGIYPKPFIKQIEPTMNEHYESYIKPNLGAKK
- the nuoK gene encoding NADH-quinone oxidoreductase subunit NuoK — translated: MLDFYILVALILFFIGVLGVILRKNIFTIFMSVELMLNATALIFATFARQSLNLDGQVIVMLIIAIAAAEASFGLALIVLLYKKKQSLNIDIFDELKDRDVS
- the nuoL gene encoding NADH-quinone oxidoreductase subunit L; the encoded protein is MLVSIVVLAPIIGSILLGLTYLARNTLKISQLGFAFLGMAAPITSFVCMTILFLNSQIEPINLNMFGWIEAGIFKIDVGFYLDHLSLLMGLFVTFLGMLIHLYSIGYMDKDIGFGKFFCYMNLFLGSMLILVLANNPVLMFVGWEGVGACSYLLISFYFSSKDNVKAGNKAFILNRIGDFGFVIGLVSLYLATSPYGFNYEILAKSAPLIPSNLAIFIAFCFICGALAKSAQIPLYTWLPDAMAGPTPISALIHAATMVTAGVYMVVRFGFLYEHLNFVLEILAIIGVASALFAAIIAVKATDIKKILAYSTMSQLGYMFAGLSFSSQAALYHLFTHGFFKALLFLGAGSVIIALHHEQNIFKMGSLHKNKVLFYPMLFGSLAISGVFPFAGFFSKDALILGAFLSGHYFISGVLLFTAGLTSYYIFRLFFLVFYSQNEAPKQHKLPFTMSFVNVILAIFSLIGGGMAMFLSLEHVSLSVEIIAGVVSLFISFLGIFIAYKKFYNYKNCEEQTCCFENLVINKFYVDEIYDFVFVRSFASLSKFVREVLDAKIFYPFVLGTARMFKFSGFVYSKFTQNGLAGSYAFYMLAFICIFILYIKVSL
- a CDS encoding NADH-quinone oxidoreductase subunit N, encoding MIALLPFILSLAATFINIFLCVTNISKRYSINLNILFWVIIFISFFIVRSNFSNDFLMDFATPFISLDEFSFCFGVVLSALMIIFLISSFYSDDEKFYKQEMFALASLASFGLLAMSLSVELILTLIFLEVASISIYAMIAMNSIEYKSVEAAFKYFLLSSFMSAFYLLGAAFVFGVAGSTKYSFIATGLNSDFLSIIGMILVLSMMFFKIAIFGFYRWSIDVYYGSNLNIAGFLASAFKLASFAILIKLCFLYPGNNIEILQGIFAILAILSMFAGNLLSLKETNVKKILIAAGIVHSGYIFINLSSVGASVSIYPAIFYLSTYTIVVGFSFAILNGLFGDREIKISDLNGLYKVRPTEAFALTVICLSFIGFPYSVGFLGKLFIFSSAVESGKTYLAIFGIINTIFSVYYYLKIIISIYFSENKTALSCADSKKFGLKLLALSSILFIILEGSGIFSIISFLNLFIR
- a CDS encoding NADH-quinone oxidoreductase subunit J, producing MELFLFINFSLFAILGSLGLILFKAPIHGALSLIVTLVSIAGLYLLLFAKTLFLIQIVVYAGAIMVLSVFVMMFFNIKSDTLFVKLKPKSFFIIIPPTVIFAILLDEIWKLPSDFGIAPLDFGEIKPLGFYLFTNWGLSFEAISLLLTAALIGVVAILKGKNNA